In Mycolicibacterium nivoides, the DNA window CACGCGGTATCCGGATGGTCGCACACAAGTCAGATATGAATCTGCTTGCGGTGATCAGGGTGGAGGGCAGTGGAGCGCCGCAACATCGACCGGCATGGCGAAAGCATTGCCGTCGAGGTGATTTGGTCAGCCGCAGGGGTGCGATCGGGCAGTCGTAGCGGCACGGGTGTCGTCGCGGACTTAGAGGGGGTGAAACGCCGGTGAGCCGATACGGGGATCGATCCGACGTGGCGGAAACGCGGGTACGCGTGGGAACGCACCGACGTTCCTCAGTAGCAGCGGTGAAGCCGACCTCCAGCGTCGGGCGTGTCTGGCCGCGCCCGGTGGCCGGGTTGATCACGGTGCTGATCATCGGATTGGCGATCGCCATGGTGGCGGTGCTGTTTCGCGGTGACCTGAACTCAGCAGTCCCGGTGACGGTGATGTCACCCCGCGCGGGACTGGTGATGAACCCCGATGCCAAGGTGAAATTGCGGGGGGTTCAAGTCGGAGCCGTCAAGTCGTTGGAGGCCTTACCCGATGGGCGCGCAGTACTGCATCTGGCGATGGATCCAGCGCAGCTGCAGCAGATTCCGGCCAACGTAGGGGTTGATATCGCGTCGACCACAGTGTTCGGCGCGAAGTACGTTCAGCTCATTGATCCAGCGGATCCGTCACCGCAGCCAATGGTTCCCGGTCAAGTACTGGACGCTTCACGGGTCACTGTCGAAGTGAACACCGTTTTCGAGCAACTCACCGCGGTGCTCTCGACGATCGATCCGGCCAAACTCAATCAGACGCTGGGCGCGATCGCCTCCGCCGTCAACGGCCGCGGGGAGTCGATCGGTCAAATGCTGGTCGACCTGGACACCTACCTCGCCACCTTGGAGCCCGGATTGCCGGCGTTAAGCCACGACTTGGCCACTGCACCAACAGTGCTCAACGCATATGCCGATGCAGCACCCGATCTGCTCACCGCTGCCGGCAACGCAGGCCGAATCAGTCAGAGCATCGTTGATGAGCAACACAATCTCGATGCATTTCTGGTCAGCATGATCGGACTCGCCGATGTCGGCAACGACGTCTTGACGGCAAACCGCGCCCCACTGACCGATGCAGTCCATCTGCTGGCGCCGACTACCGATTTGACCAGCCAGTACAACCAGGCCCTGTACTGCCTGATGGGAGGTTTGATCCAAGCCGCCTACATCAAGCAACCGCAGGTGCCCGGCGCCATGGTCAATGCGGGGTTCGTCCTGGGCAAGGAGCGCTACCGGTACCCGATAGATCTGCCCAAGGTCGCTGCGACCGGTGGCCCACAATGCGTATCAGGGCTACCGAACGTGCGCTATCTGTCCCGGCCCCCGCTCGTCATCGCCGACGTCGGCACCAACCCCGCTCGATACGGCAACGAAGGCATCCTGTTGAACACCGATGGCCTCAAGCAAACGCTGTTCGGACCGCTCGCTGGGCCGCCGAGAAACTCCGCACAGATCGGTCAACCTGGATGAGGCACGCGACGAGGGGCACGGCGGTCAAGTTCGGTGTGTTCGGTGTCGTGATGACAATACTGACCACCTGCTTGTTCGTAGTTTTCGGCCAGTACCGGACCGGATCGTCGCATGACTACTCAGCAGTATTTGCCGACGCTTCCAGTTTGAAAAAAGGGGATTCGGTGCGGGTGGCCGGCATCCGAGTCGGCACGGTCACCAGCGTCCAACTACGGCCGGACACCACCGTGCTGGTCAGCTTCGATGCAGACCGCTCGGCGGTGCTCACCACCGGAACCCAGGCGATAGTGCGCTACCTCAACCTGACCGGAGACCGCTACCTCGAACTCGCGGCGGCACCAGGATCCACCACCATCCTGCCCGCCCAAGCTCAGATTCCCATCGAACGCACCGCACCGGCCCTCGACCTCGACTTGCTCCTGGGTGGGCTGCGGCCGGTAACCCAGGGATTGAATCCCGACGACGTCAACGCGCTGACCCAATCGTTGTTGCAGGTCTTGCAAGGGCAGGGCGGTGCCCTGCAATCGCTGCTGTCGGAGACCTCTTCGTTTACCACCGACCTCGCCAACAACGATCAACTCGTTGAACAACTCATCGACAACCTCAACACGGCAGTGGGCACACTAGCCAAAGACGGCGAGAAGTTCTCCGGCACGATTGATCGCCTGCAACAGTTCACCAGTCAACTCGCCGCCGACCGCGATCCCATCGGCAACGCGATCACCGCCCTCGACAAAGGAACCGCGTCGCTGGCCGACCTGCTCACTCACGCGCGTCCACCGTTGGCCGCCACCGTCGACGAACTCAACCGCCTGGCACCCAACCTGGAGACGCAGAAAGACCACCTCGACGCCGGATTGCAGCGGATGCCGCACAACTATCGCAAGCTGGCGCGCCTGGGCGCCTACGGCAGCTTCTTCAACTACTACCTGTGCGGTGTG includes these proteins:
- a CDS encoding MCE family protein; the protein is MKPTSSVGRVWPRPVAGLITVLIIGLAIAMVAVLFRGDLNSAVPVTVMSPRAGLVMNPDAKVKLRGVQVGAVKSLEALPDGRAVLHLAMDPAQLQQIPANVGVDIASTTVFGAKYVQLIDPADPSPQPMVPGQVLDASRVTVEVNTVFEQLTAVLSTIDPAKLNQTLGAIASAVNGRGESIGQMLVDLDTYLATLEPGLPALSHDLATAPTVLNAYADAAPDLLTAAGNAGRISQSIVDEQHNLDAFLVSMIGLADVGNDVLTANRAPLTDAVHLLAPTTDLTSQYNQALYCLMGGLIQAAYIKQPQVPGAMVNAGFVLGKERYRYPIDLPKVAATGGPQCVSGLPNVRYLSRPPLVIADVGTNPARYGNEGILLNTDGLKQTLFGPLAGPPRNSAQIGQPG
- a CDS encoding MCE family protein, which gives rise to MTILTTCLFVVFGQYRTGSSHDYSAVFADASSLKKGDSVRVAGIRVGTVTSVQLRPDTTVLVSFDADRSAVLTTGTQAIVRYLNLTGDRYLELAAAPGSTTILPAQAQIPIERTAPALDLDLLLGGLRPVTQGLNPDDVNALTQSLLQVLQGQGGALQSLLSETSSFTTDLANNDQLVEQLIDNLNTAVGTLAKDGEKFSGTIDRLQQFTSQLAADRDPIGNAITALDKGTASLADLLTHARPPLAATVDELNRLAPNLETQKDHLDAGLQRMPHNYRKLARLGAYGSFFNYYLCGVAVRVTDLEGRTAVFPWMKQETGRCSDN